In Cryptomeria japonica chromosome 10, Sugi_1.0, whole genome shotgun sequence, a genomic segment contains:
- the LOC131077480 gene encoding uncharacterized protein LOC131077480 produces MAAKGLMAKMKGIKFPKSISEARGMIKAPWEITGPCSDPEYLDAVPNALEYRPFSPATAPLRARIPQSEPENVYDIKYYPRDYRKNLKFQDRKTFLLSKAELEAEKESVFESKGFPFAYERKVELLDLDKLPGNGYQT; encoded by the coding sequence ATGGCAGCGAAAGGGTTAATGGCGAAAATGAAAGGCATTAAGTTCCCAAAATCGATATCAGAGGCTCGCGGAATGATAAAAGCACCGTGGGAGATAACAGGGCCATGTTCAGACCCCGAGTATTTAGATGCAGTTCCAAATGCTCTCGAGTACCGTCCCTTCTCTCCCGCCACGGCCCCCTTGCGTGCCCGCATCCCGCAGTCTGAGCCCGAGAACGTCTACGACATTAAATATTACCCTAGGGATTACAGGAAGAATTTAAAGTTCCAGGATAGGAAGACTTTTCTGCTTTCTAAGGCTGAATTGGAGGCGGAAAAGGAGAGTGTCTTCGAATCCAAGGGTTTTCCATTTGCTTATGAGAGGAAGGTCGAACTTCTGGACCTCGACAAGCTGCCCGGAAACGGATACCAGACCTAG